The following are encoded together in the Lepidochelys kempii isolate rLepKem1 chromosome 7, rLepKem1.hap2, whole genome shotgun sequence genome:
- the PDLIM1 gene encoding PDZ and LIM domain protein 1 isoform X5 gives MTYQPLKSPSDRNSRLLPPGFQAPFATVYNPLQPHTSLPPLQRRHSTSSIPSQVRVGPEQLKQAAQICPNSPVEVEVPGLKVVHVQFNSPLQLYSQRNILDTLQGQISSVSPAFPSLEHHNQPSSNLVIDKESEVYKMLQETEDPKEPPRQSASFLVLQEILESEGDPNKPSGFRSVKAPMTKVASSIGNAQKLPICDKCGSGIVGAFVKLRDKQRHPECYVCSDCGTNLKQKGHFFVEDCIYCETHARERVTPPEGYEVVTVFPK, from the exons ATGACATACCAGCCCTTAAAATCACCCTCTGACCGAAACAG CCGTTTATTGCCTCCTGGGTTCCAGGCACCTTTTGCAACAGTCTATAATCCTCTCCAGCCGCATACCTCCTTGCCTCCATTGCAAAGGAGGCACAGCACCTCCTCCATCCCAAGCCAAGTGAGAGTTGGGCCCGAACAGCTAAAGCAAGCCGCTCAGATCTGCCCCAACAGCCCTGTGGAAGTGGAGGTGCCAGGACTCAAAGTGGTGCACGTGCAATTTAATTCCCCCTTGCAGCTCTATTCCCAGAGAAACATCCTGGATACTTTACAAGGGCAGATCTCTTCCGTTAGCCCTGCTTTTCCCAG TTTGGAGCACCACAACCAGCCCTCTAGTAACCTTGTCATAGACAAGGAGTCTGAGGTTTACAAGATGCTCCAGGAGACTGAAGACCCAAAGGAACCACCCAGGCAATCTGCTTCATTCCTGGTGCTACAAGAAATTTTAGAATCTGAAG GGGATCCCAATAAACCTTCTGGATTTAGAAGCGTGAAAGCACCAATGACAAAAGTTGCCTCGTCGATCGGAAATGCCCAGAAACTGCCCATTTGTGATAAGTGTGGATCCGGCATTGT GGGGGCGTTCGTAAAACTGCGTGACAAGCAGCGCCATCCAGAGTGCTATGTGTGCAGCGACTGCGGGACAAACCTCAAGCAGAAAGGACACTTCTTTGTGGAGGATTGCATCTATTGCGAGACGCATGCCCGGGAGCGAGTGACC